A window from Calliopsis andreniformis isolate RMS-2024a chromosome 7, iyCalAndr_principal, whole genome shotgun sequence encodes these proteins:
- the LOC143181755 gene encoding LOW QUALITY PROTEIN: uncharacterized protein LOC143181755 (The sequence of the model RefSeq protein was modified relative to this genomic sequence to represent the inferred CDS: inserted 2 bases in 1 codon) — MESWPACCSYYRNLNGDIGIRRRRRGVVRGSVRHKRAGTTPSVTTIAXQGTRDTAMRVAVILLACLTALVSAQFHQDDIGGLPQRGLPVPIRSARLQRLPSARPALPPPQSAFAANQRIRRPISFKPKGVEDALGTGPGSFSPPKHLRPNLPTAPAIPALTQVIKPVNEEPEDDGRGRESSRDHENQDEEVDLSEEQQESQEDSEENIPRGLSNFGPVGSISRSSNLGPAQPQPAPVQYRPLQPLPSSTGRGGSLTTPPPPPVQYRPAPKPSKPRKPIEEPFKQQAKPAPKPLKPSQTYDHRGKKPVAQIIRRYRNDNPDGSITWGFENDDGSYKEEVIGIDCITRGKYGYIDPDGIRREYSYETGIKCDEEQREEEEENGFVDYQENKLVLPDGKTIDLSSMGKKQARRPRFSNKNQ; from the exons ATGGAAAGTTGGCCTGCGTGTTGCTCGTACTATAGGAATTTAAACGGGGATATAGGTATAAGAAGACGGAGACGGGGAGTCGTTCGCGGTAGTGTGAGGCATAAACGCGCCGGCACCACACCCAGTGTGACCACCATTGC ACAGGGGACACGGGACACGGCCATGCGCGTCGCGGTGATC TTATTGGCGTGCCTGACCGCGCTGGTTTCGGCCCAGTTTCATCAGGATGACATCGGCGGTTTACCACAGAGAGGATTACCAGTGCCAATACGATCAGCACGTCTGCAGCGATTACCATCCGCTCGACCAGCGCTGCCACCACCACAGAGCGCTTTCGCAGCGAACCAGAGAATTCGTCGTCCAATTTCCTTCAA ACCAAAAGGCGTGGAGGATGCTCTAGGAACAGGACCAGGCTCATTCTCGCCCCCCAAACATCTGCGACCTAACCTTCCCACGGCTCCAGCGATTCCAGCTCTGACTCAAGTTATCAAACCAGTGAACGAGGAGCCAGAGGATGACGGAAGGGGCAGAGAGTCTTCAAGGGACCACGAGAACCAAGACGAGGAAGTAGACTTGAGTGAAGAGCAACAGGAGAGTCAGGAAGACAGTGAAGAGAACATACCACGAGGTTTGTCGAATTTTGGCCCAGTGGGATCCATCTCCAGGAGTTCCAACCTGGGCCCAGCACAGCCTCAGCCAGCCCCAGTGCAGTATCGTCCTCTGCAGCCACTGCCATCGTCGACTGGCAGAGGAGGATCTCTGACGACACCTCCTCCGCCTCCTGTTCAGTACAGACCTGCGCCAAAACCTAGCAAACCGAGGAAACCGATAGAGGAGCCATTCAAGCAGCAGGCAAAGCCTGCTCCAAAGCCGCTGAAACCATCACAGACCTATGATCACCGAGGAAAGAAGCCTGTTGCGCAG ATCATCAGACGATATCGAAACGACAATCCAGACGGTTCAATCACCTGGGGCTTCGAGAATGACGATGGATCGTATAAAGAAGAGGTCATTGGTATCGATTGCATAACTAGAGGTAAATACGGATACATCGATCCTGATGGTATTCGTCGAGAGTATTCCTACGAAACTGGAATCAAATGTGACGAGGAGCAACGAGAAGAGGAAGAGGAGAACGGATTTGTCGATTACCAAGAGAACAAATTAGTGCTTCCTGATGGTAAAACCATAGACCTCTCCTCGATGGGCAAGAAACAGGCGCGTAGGCCTCGctttagcaataaaaatcagtaA